One window of the Athene noctua chromosome 5, bAthNoc1.hap1.1, whole genome shotgun sequence genome contains the following:
- the ZNF503 gene encoding zinc finger protein 503: MITSPSLSAIRSSKRSSSSSLSEPGGSPRRSRSAADLAGPNGHAGNNGSSAAAKPCFHAVPPSDPLRQANRLPIKVLKMLTARTGHILHPEYLQPLPSTPVSPIELDAKKSPLALLAQTCSQIGKPDPSPSSKLSSVTSNGSGGDKDSKSGPLKLSDIGVEDKSSFKPYSKPGAEKKEPGAAGCAGAPAAGVAAGEKSGFRVPSATCQPFTPRTGSPNSSASACSPGLLPAEGKGGEDKKDAEGCGKSGSSGAEGGPGTTSISHSRISVSCAGINVEVNQHQESTPGAKPIASDSASSCSSTTATSSTSVLGSGLVAPVSPYKPGQTVFPLPPAGMSYPGTLAGAYAGYPPQFLPHGVALDPTKSSSLVGAQLAAASSLGCSKPAGSSPLAGASPPSVMTASLCRDPYCLSYHCASHLAGAAGASCAHDQALKSGYPLVYPTHPLHSVHSSLTGATPPSLAGHPLYPYGFMLPNDPQPHICNWVSANGPCDKRFATSEELLSHLRTHTAFPGTDKLLSSYPSSSSLASAAAAAMACHMHIPTTGAPGSPGTLALRSPHHALGLGSRYHPYSKSPLPTPGAPVPVPAATGPYYSPYALYGQRLTTASALGYQ, from the exons ATGATCACATCGCCCTCGCTTTCTGCTATAAGAAGTAGTaagcgcagcagcagcagcagcctcagcgaGCCCGgaggcagcccccgccgcagccgcagCGCCGCCGACCTCGCCGGGCCGAACGGGCACGCTGGGAATAACGGCAGCAGCGCCGCCGCCAAGCCCTGCTTCCACGCCGTCCCCCCCTCGGACCCGCTACGCCAAGCCAACCGCCTTCCCATCAAAGTCTTGAAAATGCTTACGGCGCGGACTGGACACATTTTACACCCCGAATACCTGCAGCCTTTACCCTCCACGCCCGTCAGCCCCATCGAG CTGGATGCAAAGAAGAGTCCCCTGGCCCTTTTGGCACAAACTTGCTCGCAGATAGGGAAGCCGGACCCGTCGCCTTCCTCCAAGCTCTCCTCAGTCACGTCCAATGGCTCCGGAGGCGACAAGGACTCCAAGTCGGGCCCCTTGAAGCTCAGCGACATCGGCGTGGAGGACAAGTCGAGCTTCAAGCCGTACTCCAAGCCGGGCGCGGAGAAGAAGGAGCCGGGGGCGGCGGGCTGCGCGggcgcccccgccgcgggggtcGCGGCCGGGGAGAAATCGGGATTCCGGGTGCCGAGCGCCACCTGCCAGCCGTTCACCCCAAGGACAGGCAGCCCCAACTCCAGCGCCTCCGCTTGCTcgccggggctgctgccggccGAGGGCAAAGGCGGGGAGGACAAGAAGGACGCGGAGGGCTGCGGGAAGAGCGGCAGCTCCGGCGCGGAGGGAGGCCCGGGCACCACCAGCATCAGCCACAGCCGGATTAGCGTGAGCTGTGCCGGGATTAACGTGGAGGTCAACCAGCACCAGGAGAGCACGCCGGGCGCCAAGCCCATCGCCTCGGACTCcgcctcctcctgcagcagcaccaccGCCACCTCCTCCACCTCCGTCCTGGGCTCCGGCCTCGTGGCCCCCGTCTCCCCTTACAAGCCGGGCCAGACCGTCTTCCCCCTGCCGCCGGCGGGCATGAGCTACCCGGGGACGCTGGCTGGAGCCTACGCCGGCTACCCACCGCAGTTCCTGCCGCACGGAGTGGCGCTGGACCCCACCAAATCCTCCAGCCTGGTGGGGGCCCAACTGGCTGCCgccagcagcctgggctgcagcaagcCGGCGGGGTCGAGCCCGCTGGCGGGCGCGTCGCCGCCGTCGGTGATGACGGCGAGCTTGTGCCGAGACCCGTACTGCCTGAGCTACCACTGCGCCAGCCACCTGGCAggcgccgccggcgcctcctgCGCCCATGACCAGGCCCTCAAGTCCGGATACCCCCTCGTGTACCCCACACACCCTTTGCACAGCGTCCACTCCTCGCTGACTGGCGCCACGCCGCCCTCGCTGGCTGGCCACCCTTTGTATCCCTACGGCTTCATGCTCCCCAacgacccccagccccacatctgcaACTGGGTGTCGGCCAACGGACCCTGCGACAAGCGCTTTGCCACCTCGGAGGAGCTGCTTAGCCACTTGCGGACCCATACAGCCTTCCCGGGCACCGATAAACTCCTCTCCAGCTACCCCAGCTCTTCCTCGCTGGCCAGCGCGGCGGCCGCAGCCATGGCGTGCCACATGCACATCCCCACGACGGGCGCCCCGGGCAGCCCGGGCACGCTGGCTCTGCGCAGCCCGCACCACGCGCTGGGACTCGGCAGCCGCTACCACCCCTATTCCAAgagccccctgcccacccccgggGCCCCCGTGCCCGTGCCCGCTGCCACCGGACCCTACTACTCCCCTTATGCACTCTACGGACAGAGACTCACCACAGCGTCGGCGCTGGGGTACCAGTGA